A single region of the Thermoanaerobacterium aotearoense genome encodes:
- a CDS encoding glycoside hydrolase family 52 protein, whose product MISKSFYAHHSAFGAFSSFVIGKCGKGGGVVLNDVRPPENNVYIGYKRDGVISLLPFIKDDTKNAEEEFTGEVSTSKKEKNIKIFGEDEIERELCWASDTWTAGDFKFSIITPFGYVKDPSVMNGDEKKLALAPVIFVQLTMDNTDSDKDAEMIFGFEGPKRILSELTDGKYLGGVYGRKYGFAIKKSDDVRELSRLDILTSWANDNYQNHGLGRAPSLIFKVPRGEKRTYTVALATYQSGVITTGIDAEFYYTSVFKSLEEVLSFGLDNQDYYLNLAKERDEELKKSGLNEYRQFLLAHAAHSYYASTELLKRDDGMPLWVVNEGEYIMINTFDLTVDHVFWEMRFHPWTITNTLDLYYEKYSYRDQAGLAFTHDMGVADGFSKEGYSSYELPNLTGCFSYMTHEELLNWVLTGSVYAIKINDKEWLKKNMGVFEDCFDSLVARDKNNDGIMDVDSSRCETGSEITTYDSLDESLGQARNNLYLGVKTWAAYVMLHGLFKENDLSEKAEKALEKARQAANTIVAKFDEENQYIPAVFENGNTSRIIPAVEALVYPYVVGYTDFVSEDGVFGGLIKALKKHVMTIMKPGICIDEVSGGWKLSSTSKNTWNSKIFLCQYVIKDVLNIDFGDKEIEWDKVHAMWQQVSCSEDCATDQVNSDTGTPRGSRLYPRLVTSVLWMK is encoded by the coding sequence ATGATAAGTAAATCTTTTTATGCGCATCACAGCGCATTTGGCGCTTTCTCAAGTTTTGTAATCGGTAAATGCGGTAAAGGCGGTGGCGTCGTACTAAATGATGTTCGGCCGCCTGAAAACAACGTCTACATTGGATACAAAAGAGATGGTGTTATAAGCTTGCTGCCATTTATTAAAGATGATACAAAAAATGCTGAAGAAGAGTTTACAGGAGAAGTCTCTACAAGCAAAAAAGAAAAAAACATAAAAATCTTTGGGGAAGATGAGATAGAAAGAGAGTTATGCTGGGCATCAGACACTTGGACAGCAGGAGACTTCAAATTTTCCATCATCACTCCATTTGGATACGTAAAAGATCCTTCGGTGATGAATGGAGACGAAAAGAAACTTGCACTGGCACCTGTCATATTTGTACAGTTGACAATGGATAATACTGACAGCGATAAGGATGCTGAGATGATATTTGGCTTTGAAGGTCCGAAAAGGATATTATCTGAGCTTACAGATGGAAAATACTTAGGAGGAGTATACGGCAGAAAATACGGTTTTGCTATCAAAAAAAGCGATGATGTAAGAGAGCTTTCAAGGCTTGATATTTTGACATCATGGGCAAATGACAACTATCAAAATCATGGGCTTGGCAGAGCGCCGTCTTTGATATTTAAAGTGCCGAGAGGGGAGAAAAGGACATATACTGTGGCATTGGCAACGTATCAAAGCGGCGTCATAACAACAGGAATCGATGCTGAATTTTACTACACATCTGTTTTTAAGTCATTGGAAGAAGTATTATCCTTTGGACTTGACAATCAAGATTATTACTTAAATTTAGCAAAGGAAAGAGATGAAGAGCTTAAGAAAAGCGGTTTAAATGAATACAGGCAGTTTTTATTGGCACATGCAGCCCACAGTTACTATGCCAGCACGGAGCTTTTAAAGAGAGACGATGGTATGCCTCTTTGGGTGGTAAACGAAGGCGAATACATTATGATAAATACATTTGATTTGACGGTTGATCATGTCTTCTGGGAAATGAGGTTCCATCCTTGGACGATTACAAATACATTGGATCTGTACTATGAAAAGTACAGCTACAGGGATCAAGCAGGTCTTGCCTTTACGCATGATATGGGTGTCGCAGATGGTTTTTCTAAAGAAGGCTATTCATCTTACGAGCTTCCAAACCTGACTGGATGTTTTAGCTACATGACACATGAGGAGCTTTTGAATTGGGTTTTGACAGGTTCTGTCTATGCAATAAAAATAAATGATAAAGAATGGTTAAAGAAAAACATGGGTGTATTCGAAGATTGTTTCGATTCTCTTGTGGCAAGAGATAAAAATAATGATGGAATAATGGACGTTGACAGTTCAAGGTGTGAGACGGGGTCGGAAATAACGACTTACGATAGCCTTGACGAAAGCTTGGGACAGGCGAGAAACAATCTATACCTTGGTGTTAAGACATGGGCAGCTTACGTGATGTTGCATGGTTTGTTTAAAGAAAATGATCTTAGTGAAAAGGCAGAAAAAGCTTTAGAAAAGGCAAGACAGGCTGCTAATACTATCGTTGCCAAGTTTGACGAAGAAAATCAGTATATACCTGCAGTATTTGAGAATGGCAACACATCAAGGATAATACCTGCTGTAGAGGCATTGGTATATCCATATGTTGTAGGATATACTGACTTTGTAAGTGAAGATGGTGTATTTGGTGGGCTTATAAAAGCCTTAAAGAAGCATGTAATGACGATTATGAAGCCTGGTATATGCATAGATGAAGTATCTGGAGGTTGGAAGCTTTCGTCAACCAGCAAGAACACATGGAATAGTAAAATTTTCTTATGCCAATATGTGATAAAAGATGTGCTTAATATAGACTTTGGAGACAAAGAGATTGAGTGGGACAAAGTACACGCAATGTGGCAACAGGTGTCTTGCAGTGAAGATTGCGCTACAGATCAGGTAAACAGCGATACAGGTACGCCAAGAGGAAGCCGCTTGTATCCGAGACTTGTGACAAGTGTATTGTGGATGAAATAG
- a CDS encoding Gfo/Idh/MocA family protein translates to MSKENGMYYMPESRAKKVCGDGEFKFAAIGLDHGHIYGMTKGLIEAGAEVKWAYDKDPEKVERFIKAFPTAKKAKGEDEILMDSEVRLVASAAIPSERCDIGLKAMDAGKDYFADKPPMTTWQQLEKAKEKVKKTSRKYAVYYGERLHNEASVYAGQLIEKGAIGRVIQVLGMGPHREGKGRPDWFYEKDKFGGILCDIGSHQIEQFLYYTGAKDAKVQSAKVANYNHKQYPTFEDFGDVTLIGDNGATGYFRLDWFTPDGLGTWGDGRLFILGTEGYIELRKYIDVARENAPDHVYLVNKDGEFLIDVKGKVGFPFFGDLILDSLNRTENAMTQEHIFKAIELALEAQTNAIKVE, encoded by the coding sequence ATGAGCAAAGAAAACGGTATGTACTATATGCCTGAAAGCAGGGCTAAAAAAGTCTGTGGCGATGGAGAATTTAAATTTGCAGCCATTGGATTAGATCATGGGCACATATATGGAATGACAAAAGGCTTGATAGAAGCTGGTGCTGAAGTAAAGTGGGCATATGACAAAGATCCAGAAAAAGTAGAAAGATTCATAAAAGCATTTCCGACTGCAAAAAAAGCTAAAGGTGAAGATGAAATACTCATGGACAGTGAAGTAAGATTAGTAGCAAGTGCAGCAATACCGTCAGAAAGATGTGACATAGGCTTAAAAGCAATGGATGCAGGTAAAGACTACTTTGCAGATAAACCTCCAATGACGACATGGCAGCAATTAGAGAAAGCAAAAGAAAAAGTCAAAAAGACAAGTAGAAAGTATGCTGTGTACTATGGAGAGAGGCTTCACAACGAAGCATCAGTTTATGCTGGACAGCTAATAGAAAAAGGAGCAATAGGCAGAGTAATACAAGTATTAGGGATGGGACCACACAGAGAAGGAAAAGGAAGGCCAGATTGGTTTTACGAAAAAGACAAATTTGGAGGCATACTGTGCGACATAGGAAGCCACCAGATAGAGCAGTTTTTGTATTATACAGGTGCAAAAGACGCAAAAGTCCAATCAGCAAAAGTAGCAAATTACAATCACAAGCAATATCCCACATTTGAAGACTTCGGCGATGTGACGCTAATTGGAGACAATGGAGCCACAGGATATTTCAGGCTTGATTGGTTTACGCCTGATGGACTTGGCACATGGGGCGATGGAAGGCTGTTTATATTGGGCACAGAAGGCTACATAGAGCTAAGAAAGTACATTGATGTTGCCAGAGAAAATGCTCCAGACCATGTGTACTTGGTAAACAAAGACGGTGAATTTTTAATAGATGTAAAAGGGAAGGTAGGGTTTCCTTTCTTTGGGGACTTGATACTGGACTCATTAAACAGGACAGAAAATGCCATGACTCAGGAGCACATTTTTAAAGCAATAGAGCTGGCACTGGAAGCTCAAACAAATGCCATAAAGGTTGAATGA
- a CDS encoding Gfo/Idh/MocA family protein, with product MINIAIIGAGNISSAHIQGFLEFKDRCKIVAIADIYEDKAYEKKKRFGLDDAILYSNYKEILEREDIDLVDICTPPYTHADIAVESLNSKKHVIVEKPMASSLEECDRMIEASRKNKKLLSVIAQNRFRTQFMKLKKVVESGLAGDIVHAQVDSFWWRGHSYYDLWWRGTWEKEGGGCTLNHAIHHIDMLIWLLGMPEEVQAVMSNVAHDNAEVEDISIAILKYKSGALAQVTSSVVHHGEEQQIVLQGKKARISVPWKVYASTASSNGFPSGEDEELERKIQEYYDSLDVTKYTGHTPQLDDVLKALESNHEILVSGSDGRNAIELITAIYKAATTKEAVKLPLEKDDPFYTVDGIMARVPHFYEKKTFVENFNDERITFGREIK from the coding sequence ATGATTAATATAGCCATAATTGGGGCAGGTAATATTTCATCTGCTCACATACAAGGCTTTTTAGAGTTTAAAGATAGGTGCAAGATTGTCGCTATAGCTGATATCTACGAAGACAAGGCTTATGAAAAAAAGAAGCGGTTTGGCTTAGATGATGCCATATTGTACAGCAATTACAAAGAGATATTGGAAAGAGAAGATATCGATTTGGTGGACATATGTACGCCGCCTTACACACACGCAGACATTGCAGTGGAAAGTTTAAATTCTAAGAAACATGTAATCGTAGAAAAACCGATGGCATCATCATTAGAAGAATGCGACAGGATGATTGAGGCATCAAGGAAAAACAAAAAGCTTCTTTCAGTAATAGCGCAGAACCGCTTCAGAACGCAATTCATGAAGCTAAAGAAGGTTGTAGAATCAGGTTTAGCGGGGGATATAGTACATGCACAAGTTGACTCATTTTGGTGGAGAGGTCATTCATACTACGATTTGTGGTGGAGAGGCACATGGGAAAAAGAGGGCGGTGGTTGCACATTAAATCATGCAATACACCATATAGACATGCTTATATGGCTTTTGGGGATGCCTGAAGAAGTGCAAGCTGTAATGAGTAATGTAGCGCATGACAATGCAGAAGTGGAAGACATATCCATAGCCATATTAAAGTACAAAAGCGGCGCTTTAGCCCAAGTAACCAGTTCGGTAGTTCACCATGGAGAAGAGCAACAAATTGTGCTTCAAGGCAAAAAAGCCCGAATATCAGTGCCATGGAAAGTATATGCATCTACAGCATCCAGCAATGGTTTTCCATCTGGAGAAGATGAAGAACTGGAGAGGAAAATACAGGAATACTACGACAGCCTTGATGTGACAAAATACACAGGGCACACCCCACAGCTTGACGATGTATTAAAAGCATTAGAATCAAACCATGAAATTTTGGTAAGTGGTAGCGACGGAAGAAATGCAATAGAACTTATAACCGCCATATACAAAGCAGCCACGACAAAAGAAGCTGTCAAATTGCCACTTGAAAAAGATGATCCATTCTACACAGTAGATGGAATAATGGCAAGAGTGCCTCATTTTTATGAGAAAAAAACGTTTGTAGAAAATTTCAATGACGAACGCATAACATTTGGAAGGGAAATAAAGTAA
- a CDS encoding alpha-glucuronidase family glycosyl hydrolase produces the protein MISDRKFAGSMYDCWLRYEICDEKVLDEYKDYFKYIVVKKDNPIINNAVDELKKALSKLVDDAKVLRHMIESDCIFIGTLDDFESEGLYVDLEDELKSEGFALKILKRNGKNVLSIIGGSEKGVLYGVFHLIRSVFGGKNLEDTLCIENPQNDFRILNHWDNMDGNIERGYAGKSIFFRDNRIVQDFSRIKDYARLLASIAVNGVVINNVNVHQQETKLITDEFLPDVAKIADVFRNYGIKTYLSINFASPVEIGGLSTADPLDDGVKKWWKDAASKIYSYIPDFGGFLVKADSEFRPGPFTYGRNHADGANMLSEALKPYGGIVIWRTFVYNCMVDWRDRSTDRAKAAYDNFKPLDGKFLDNVVLQVKNGPMDFQIREPITPLFGAMEKTNVFMEFQITQEYTGQQKHLCYLVPLWKEALDFDTFAKGEGSFVKKVVNGSLFGARYGGIVAVANVGDSECWTGHPLAQSNLYGFGRLAWNPDLSSREIAEEWVRLTFGCDKDVLDTVVPMLLESREIYEEYTSPLGIGWMVNPGHHYGPNVDGYEYSHWGTYHYADFKGIGVDRTVATGTGYTAQYKEPVAKMYENIDTCPDELLLFFHHVPYSHKLKSGKTVIQHIYDTHFEGVERAEKMRDAWITLKGKISDEIYEAVLERFDIQVVDAKEWRDVVNTYFYRKTGIKDEHGRKIYE, from the coding sequence ATGATTAGCGATAGGAAATTTGCTGGCAGTATGTACGACTGCTGGCTTAGATATGAAATTTGTGATGAAAAAGTACTTGATGAATATAAGGATTATTTTAAGTATATTGTCGTTAAAAAAGATAATCCGATTATAAATAATGCTGTCGACGAGCTTAAAAAAGCTTTATCAAAGCTTGTAGATGATGCAAAAGTGTTAAGGCACATGATAGAATCTGATTGCATTTTTATAGGCACGCTTGATGATTTTGAATCAGAAGGATTATATGTTGACTTAGAAGATGAACTTAAAAGTGAAGGATTTGCATTAAAGATATTAAAAAGAAATGGTAAAAATGTATTGTCCATAATTGGCGGAAGCGAAAAGGGCGTTTTATACGGTGTTTTTCACCTTATAAGATCTGTGTTTGGCGGTAAAAATCTGGAAGATACATTGTGCATTGAAAATCCTCAAAATGATTTTAGGATATTAAATCATTGGGATAATATGGATGGCAATATTGAAAGGGGATATGCGGGAAAATCTATTTTCTTTAGAGATAATCGCATAGTCCAAGACTTTTCCAGGATAAAAGATTATGCAAGGCTGCTTGCATCCATTGCAGTAAATGGAGTCGTAATAAATAATGTCAATGTTCATCAGCAAGAAACTAAGCTTATTACAGATGAATTTTTACCTGATGTGGCGAAGATAGCAGATGTATTTAGGAATTATGGAATAAAGACGTACTTAAGCATAAATTTTGCATCACCTGTTGAGATAGGTGGCTTGTCTACTGCAGATCCACTTGACGATGGAGTTAAGAAGTGGTGGAAAGATGCAGCATCGAAAATATACAGTTACATTCCTGACTTTGGCGGCTTTTTAGTGAAAGCAGATTCAGAGTTTAGACCTGGACCATTCACGTATGGGCGCAATCATGCCGATGGTGCGAATATGTTGTCTGAGGCATTAAAACCATATGGAGGTATTGTCATTTGGAGAACATTTGTATACAATTGCATGGTTGACTGGAGAGACCGATCTACAGATAGGGCAAAAGCGGCTTATGATAATTTCAAACCGTTAGATGGAAAATTCTTAGATAACGTCGTCTTGCAAGTTAAAAATGGACCGATGGATTTCCAGATCAGAGAACCAATCACACCACTATTTGGCGCCATGGAAAAGACAAATGTTTTTATGGAGTTCCAGATTACTCAAGAGTATACAGGACAGCAGAAACACTTATGTTACCTTGTGCCGCTTTGGAAGGAAGCTTTAGACTTTGATACATTTGCAAAAGGAGAAGGCTCGTTTGTGAAAAAAGTTGTAAATGGCAGCTTGTTTGGAGCAAGATATGGTGGGATTGTGGCTGTGGCCAATGTAGGAGACAGTGAGTGTTGGACAGGACATCCACTTGCACAATCAAATCTTTATGGCTTTGGAAGGCTTGCATGGAATCCGGACCTTTCATCGAGGGAGATAGCTGAAGAATGGGTGAGGCTTACATTTGGATGTGATAAAGATGTTTTGGATACAGTCGTACCGATGCTTTTGGAATCGAGAGAAATATATGAGGAGTACACAAGCCCTCTTGGGATAGGGTGGATGGTAAACCCAGGCCATCATTATGGCCCTAATGTAGATGGATATGAGTATTCTCATTGGGGTACGTATCACTACGCAGATTTTAAGGGCATAGGCGTCGATAGGACTGTAGCAACAGGCACAGGTTACACAGCACAGTATAAAGAGCCTGTTGCAAAGATGTACGAAAATATAGATACATGTCCTGATGAACTTTTGCTATTTTTCCACCATGTACCGTACAGCCACAAGTTAAAATCAGGTAAGACGGTCATACAACACATATACGACACTCATTTTGAAGGTGTAGAGCGAGCAGAAAAAATGAGGGATGCTTGGATTACGTTGAAAGGAAAAATAAGCGATGAGATTTATGAGGCTGTGTTAGAAAGATTTGACATACAAGTAGTTGATGCTAAAGAGTGGAGAGATGTTGTAAACACTTATTTTTACAGGAAGACTGGCATAAAAGATGAACATGGAAGGAAAATTTATGAATAA
- a CDS encoding extracellular solute-binding protein, with protein sequence MSKNAKRLLSFLLVVVLAVGVLLSGCGNKNSSSSSNNTSKQTQTATNNSDPQNLHFKSDKPLEFTMLYSDHPNYPYKSDWLLWKAIKDATNVTLKLTIVPMSDYAQKRSLLISSGQAPEIIPKTYPGQEVPFVSSGAILPISDYINQMPNFSREVKEWGLQNDINSLKQADGKFYVLPMLHQTYTMQYSLAIRQDIFEKNNIPIPNTWDELESALKKLKEIYPNTYPLSDRWQGKALIGEALPTFGVPIAGSDGLFDWTQTSTVLYNSAKDDWEFYPTSQEYKDTLTYFNRLVKEGLLDPASFTQTDDQAVQKFVTGKSFVIMTNTQEIQNMINQMNQTLGKGNFKVTQILPLAGPKGGVIAGNRLENGIMISAKAKDDPNFPQLLKFVDWLWYSEAGETLTKWGVEGVTYQKVNGKFQLMPDVNYMNLNPSGTKNLQKDYGFSGGVFCLLYGGPKDLAESMMTPEVANFENQVNTQRKLLPVAPPVPFTESQREQANMLSQPISDYVEQMMLKFITGVASIDKDWDSYVQQVNAKGVDQLVKLTNDVYKSSKNK encoded by the coding sequence ATGAGTAAAAATGCAAAAAGATTGCTGTCGTTTTTGCTGGTTGTAGTTTTGGCTGTAGGTGTTTTGTTATCAGGCTGTGGAAATAAAAATTCTTCGTCCAGCAGCAACAATACAAGCAAACAAACTCAGACTGCCACAAACAATAGCGATCCACAAAACCTACACTTTAAATCAGATAAGCCATTAGAATTTACAATGCTTTATAGCGACCATCCAAATTATCCTTACAAATCAGATTGGCTTTTGTGGAAAGCCATAAAAGATGCTACTAATGTCACGCTAAAGCTTACTATAGTGCCAATGAGTGATTATGCTCAAAAGAGAAGCCTTCTTATTAGCTCAGGCCAGGCACCAGAGATAATACCAAAGACTTATCCAGGACAAGAGGTACCATTTGTTTCATCAGGTGCAATACTGCCAATAAGCGACTATATAAATCAAATGCCTAATTTCTCAAGAGAAGTAAAAGAGTGGGGACTTCAAAATGACATCAATTCATTAAAGCAAGCTGATGGAAAGTTCTACGTTTTGCCAATGTTGCATCAAACTTATACAATGCAATATTCGCTGGCAATAAGACAAGATATTTTTGAGAAAAATAATATACCGATTCCAAATACATGGGATGAATTGGAATCAGCTTTGAAAAAGTTGAAAGAAATATATCCAAACACATATCCATTGTCGGATAGATGGCAAGGCAAAGCTTTAATAGGTGAAGCATTACCGACATTTGGTGTGCCGATTGCAGGAAGCGATGGACTATTTGATTGGACTCAAACTTCAACTGTTTTGTACAACAGCGCAAAGGATGATTGGGAATTCTACCCAACATCACAAGAATACAAAGATACATTGACATACTTCAATAGACTTGTAAAAGAAGGACTTCTTGATCCAGCCAGCTTCACACAGACAGACGACCAAGCAGTACAGAAATTTGTAACAGGCAAGTCATTCGTCATCATGACAAATACGCAGGAAATTCAGAATATGATCAATCAGATGAATCAGACATTAGGAAAAGGTAACTTTAAAGTGACGCAGATTTTACCATTGGCAGGACCAAAAGGTGGCGTTATTGCAGGCAATCGTCTTGAAAACGGTATAATGATCTCGGCTAAAGCAAAAGACGATCCAAACTTCCCACAACTTCTTAAGTTTGTAGACTGGTTGTGGTACAGCGAAGCAGGTGAGACCCTTACAAAGTGGGGTGTTGAAGGCGTAACGTATCAGAAAGTCAATGGTAAGTTCCAGCTTATGCCTGACGTAAACTACATGAACTTGAACCCAAGCGGCACAAAGAACTTGCAGAAAGATTATGGTTTCTCTGGTGGTGTCTTCTGCTTGCTGTATGGTGGTCCAAAAGATCTTGCTGAATCGATGATGACTCCAGAAGTAGCAAATTTTGAAAACCAAGTTAATACTCAAAGAAAGCTGTTACCAGTTGCACCGCCTGTGCCGTTTACTGAAAGCCAGAGAGAGCAAGCTAATATGCTTAGCCAGCCAATTTCTGACTATGTAGAACAGATGATGTTGAAATTCATAACAGGTGTTGCATCTATAGACAAAGACTGGGATAGCTATGTACAACAAGTTAATGCTAAAGGCGTAGATCAATTAGTCAAACTTACGAATGATGTATATAAAAGCAGCAAAAACAAATAA
- a CDS encoding carbohydrate ABC transporter permease — translation MKESKQYKIFKVVNTIIMILVILVTLYPFWYLLSVSLSGEKYVYAGLVSLYPKGFTLKTYQVLLAEKEFWTSYKNTIIYTVVGTLVSLFLSTLLAYPLSKKRLKGRGIILGFVVFTMFFSGGLIPTYLLVNALGMRNTIWGVVLPGAVSTFNVMVMKTFFEGIPAELEEAAEVDGMSTYGILLKIILPLSKPIMYVMALFYAVGVWNNWFGPFIYLDDSSKFPVALYLRNILAGAQQTAVSSTSDQSELAQISATLKSASVILTSIPIMMVYPFIQKYFVQGVMIGSLKG, via the coding sequence ATGAAAGAGTCGAAACAATATAAAATATTTAAAGTAGTAAATACAATAATAATGATTTTAGTAATATTGGTTACACTGTATCCTTTCTGGTATCTATTAAGTGTGTCTTTAAGCGGCGAAAAATACGTTTATGCAGGTTTGGTGTCTTTATATCCAAAGGGCTTTACATTAAAGACGTATCAAGTTCTTTTGGCAGAAAAAGAATTCTGGACCAGCTATAAAAATACGATTATTTATACTGTTGTAGGTACACTTGTTTCACTGTTTTTGTCGACGCTTTTAGCGTATCCGTTGTCTAAAAAGCGATTAAAAGGTAGAGGAATCATTTTAGGCTTTGTGGTGTTTACTATGTTTTTTAGTGGTGGACTTATACCGACCTACCTTTTAGTAAACGCTTTAGGCATGAGAAATACCATATGGGGTGTTGTGCTTCCAGGTGCAGTCAGCACGTTTAACGTAATGGTTATGAAGACTTTCTTCGAAGGCATACCGGCGGAGTTAGAGGAAGCTGCAGAAGTTGATGGAATGAGCACATATGGTATTCTTCTTAAGATAATCCTTCCGCTTTCAAAACCTATAATGTACGTTATGGCGCTTTTCTACGCAGTAGGCGTTTGGAACAACTGGTTTGGTCCATTTATATACCTTGATGACAGCTCAAAATTTCCTGTTGCACTTTATTTGAGAAATATTTTAGCAGGTGCACAGCAGACGGCGGTTAGCAGTACATCTGACCAAAGTGAATTGGCTCAAATATCTGCGACTTTAAAATCAGCCAGTGTCATATTGACTTCGATACCAATCATGATGGTATATCCATTTATACAAAAGTACTTTGTTCAAGGTGTCATGATTGGTTCATTAAAAGGTTAA
- a CDS encoding ABC transporter permease: MDSAMINKGGGKEAKQGKNRDFKKTLKAIKKDWQLYSLLILPIAYYIIFRYVPMYGNIIAFRRFVPGGPVYGTEWVGLRYFDMFIHDPSFWQVFRNTIILSVEYLVISFPFPIIFALLLNEIKSTWFKRFTQTVSYLPYFISTVVVADMIMQILDPSSGVINMIVKHYIGHTINFLAEPQWFRTIYIVSGIWQGMGWGAILYLAALTNINPELYEAAIIDGASRWQQTIYVTIPGILPTIMILLILNIGGLLSVGFEKILLLYNPLTYSTADVISTYLYRMGLVSNNFSYAAAIGMFEAVIGLTLVYTANYLSRKFTESSLW; the protein is encoded by the coding sequence ATGGATTCTGCAATGATTAACAAAGGTGGGGGTAAGGAGGCTAAACAAGGGAAAAATAGGGATTTTAAGAAAACATTAAAAGCTATTAAAAAAGATTGGCAATTATATAGCCTGCTTATACTACCTATAGCATATTACATCATATTTAGATACGTGCCTATGTACGGCAATATCATAGCTTTTAGGAGATTTGTTCCTGGAGGACCTGTATATGGCACGGAATGGGTTGGACTTAGGTACTTTGACATGTTTATACATGACCCATCGTTTTGGCAAGTATTTAGAAATACGATAATTTTAAGTGTTGAGTATTTGGTAATAAGCTTTCCGTTTCCGATAATTTTTGCCTTGCTTTTGAATGAGATCAAAAGTACGTGGTTTAAGAGATTTACCCAAACAGTGTCATATTTGCCATACTTCATATCGACTGTCGTTGTGGCAGATATGATAATGCAGATACTTGATCCATCGTCAGGCGTTATTAACATGATTGTAAAACATTACATTGGGCATACTATCAACTTTTTGGCAGAGCCTCAATGGTTTAGGACTATATACATTGTTTCAGGTATTTGGCAAGGCATGGGTTGGGGAGCTATACTGTACCTTGCAGCGCTGACAAATATCAATCCAGAATTGTACGAAGCGGCTATAATAGATGGTGCCAGCAGATGGCAACAAACAATATATGTGACTATTCCAGGTATATTGCCTACGATCATGATACTTTTGATATTAAACATTGGTGGTCTTTTATCAGTAGGATTTGAAAAGATACTGCTACTTTATAATCCATTGACATATTCTACGGCAGATGTCATATCGACGTATCTGTACAGAATGGGGCTTGTTTCAAATAACTTTAGCTATGCCGCAGCAATAGGCATGTTTGAAGCAGTGATAGGTCTTACTTTGGTTTACACTGCAAACTACTTGTCAAGAAAATTCACAGAATCCAGTCTATGGTAA